A region of Salvia splendens isolate huo1 chromosome 17, SspV2, whole genome shotgun sequence DNA encodes the following proteins:
- the LOC121773870 gene encoding chaperone protein dnaJ 50-like — protein sequence MKKREKFVVNKIQFQSHSSFSESKRRPMEPLASIRRSFPALIFLLFLLIQPSLSIYCDEDDCYDLLGVTQSANASEIKKAYYKLSLKHHPDKNPDPESKKYFVKIANAYEILKDEATREQYDYAIAHPEEVFYNTARYYHAYYGHKTDTRAVLLGLLLILSGFQYLNQWQRYNQAIDMVKKTPAYKNKLKAMELERNGKITNKRKGNKQMNKQMVEDFSKELELQIKGAEKPSLWELLAVRVILLPYTMGKLLLWYGHWLWQYQVKQKPYSWEDASYLTRRSLGVPSASWRDIDESTKDDLVQRRLWVKPNLESFLAERRKESKYRR from the exons atgaaaaaaagagagaaatttGTAGTCAATAAAATCCAATTTCAATCTCACAGTAGCTTCTCCGAGTCAAAACGGCGGCCAATGGAGCCATTAGCCTCTATCCGCCGGAGCTTTCCCGCATTGATCTTCCTGCTCTTCCTCCTCATTCAGCCATCTCTTTCGATCTACTGCGATGAGGACGATTGCTACGATCTCTTAGG GGTCACTCAAAGCGCCAATGCCTCCGAGATCAAGAAAGCTTACTACAAGCTCTCTCTTAAGCA TCATCCGGATAAAAATCCGGATCCCGAATCGAAGAAATATTTTGTGAAGATTGCAAATGCTTATGAG ATATTGAAAGATGAAGCCACAAGGGAGCAGTATGACTATGCAATTGCACATCCAGAAGAG GTATTCTACAATACAGCGCGGTACTACCATGCTTATTACGGCCATAAGACA gaTACTCGTGCTGTCCTTCTGGGTCTTCTTTTGATTCTCTCAGGATTTCAGTATCTTAACCAATGGCAAAGGTATAACCAG GCCATTGACATGGTGAAGAAGACTCCAGCTTATAAGAATAAGCTAAAAGCTATGGAACTTGAACGCAATGGAAAAATAACAAACAAGAGGAAGGGTAACAAGCAGATGAACAA GCAAATGGTGGAGGATTTTAGTAAGGAACTTGAACTGCAGATAAAAGGCGCTGAAAAGCCTTCCCTTTGGGAGCTTCTTGCTGTTCGTGTCATATTATTGCCTTACACCATGGGAAAG TTGTTGTTATGGTATGGGCATTGGTTGTGGCAGTACCAGGTGAAACAAAAACCATATTCTTGGGAAGATGCCTCCTATCTTACTAGAAGATCTCTCGGGGTACCTTCTGCCTCATGGAGAGACATAG ACGAATCAACAAAGGACGATCTTGTCCAAAGACGATTGTGGGTAAAACCCAACTTGGAGAGCTTCCTTGCTGAGAGGAGGAAAGAATCAAAGTACCGGAGATAG
- the LOC121774124 gene encoding MYB-like transcription factor ETC3 encodes MAGSQMSSSDVHSIYKETRKRRSDEEVDNFSKDEKDLILRMYKLVGERWSIIAGRIPGRSAGEIKNYCEYHFSDRK; translated from the exons ATGGCCGGTTCACAGATGTCTTCTTCCGATGTCCATTCTATCTATAAAG AAACAAGAAAGAGAAGATCTGATGAGGAAGTAGACAACTTCTCAAAAGATGAAAAAGACTTGATTTTGAGGATGTATAAGCTGGTGGGAGAGAG ATGGTCTATAATTGCTGGAAGAATTCCTGGAAGAAGTGCTGGGGAAATCAAGAACTACTGCGAATATCATTTTTCAGACAGGAAATGA
- the LOC121773401 gene encoding probable xyloglucan endotransglucosylase/hydrolase protein 8, which produces MPNSYSSLGFGLMGRHCCWACLVRTPSVDIEFLGNRTGEPYVIQTNVYKNGTGNREMRHSLWFDPTEDYHSYSMLWNTHQLVFFVDEVPIRVYKNTNYTNNFFPDQKPMYLLSSIWNADDWATRGGLEKTDWKNAPFVSSYTDFNVDACQWKDPYPDCVSTTTDNWWDQYAAWHLNDDQKLDYAWVQRNLVIYDYCKDTKRFPTLPEECWLNPYA; this is translated from the exons atgccgaactcatactcttccttgggcttcgggctgatgggccgtcattgctgttgggcttgtttagtccgtaccccatcagtgGACATTGAGTTCTTGGGGAACCGGACCGGGGAGCCTTACGTGATTCAGACGAACGTGTACAAAAATGGGACCGGTAATCGGGAGATGAGACACAGCCTGTGGTTCGATCCGACTGAGGATTACCACAGTTACTCCATGCTCTGGAATACCCATCAATTGGT GTTTTTCGTGGACGAGGTTCCGATAAGAGTGTACAAGAATACGAACTACACCAACAACTTCTTCCCGGATCAAAAGCCGATGTATCTGTTGTCGAGCATCTGGAATGCGGATGACTGGGCGACGCGGGGAGGGCTGGAGAAGACGGACTGGAAGAATGCACCATTCGTGTCATCGTACACGGACTTCAACGTGGACGCGTGCCAGTGGAAGGACCCCTACCCGGACTGCGTCTCCACCACCACGGACAATTGGTGGGACCAGTACGCGGCGTGGCACCTCAACGATGACCAGAAGTTGGACTACGCCTGGGTGCAGAGGAACCTTGTTATCTATGACTATTGCAAGGATACTAAGAGGTTTCCTACGTTGCCTGAAGAGTGTTGGCTCAACCCCTATGCTTAA
- the LOC121773402 gene encoding probable xyloglucan endotransglucosylase/hydrolase protein 8 isoform X2, translating to MKAKMERSAFLFAALLLAVLSPFSRAADLKGSFDDNFSKSCPERNFKTSEGGQIWHLSLDHDAGCGFMTKQSYRFGWFSMKLKLVAGDSAGVVTAYYCSC from the exons ATGAAAGCGAAAATGGAGAGAAGCGCTTTTCTCTTCGCCGCGCTTTTGCTTGCCGTGCTTTCTCCGTTTTCTCGGGCAGCTGACCTGAAAGGCTCGTTCGATGACAACTTCAGCAAAAGCTGCCCGGAGAGGAACTTCAAGACCTCCGAAGGCGGGCAGATCTGGCACCTCTCCCTCGATCATGATGCAG GTTGCGGGTTTATGACGAAGCAGAGCTACAGATTCGGGTGGTTCAGCATGAAGCTGAAGCTCGTCGCAGGGGATTCTGCCGGAGTCGTCACTGCTTATTAT tgttcatgctga
- the LOC121773402 gene encoding probable xyloglucan endotransglucosylase/hydrolase protein 8 isoform X1 codes for MKAKMERSAFLFAALLLAVLSPFSRAADLKGSFDDNFSKSCPERNFKTSEGGQIWHLSLDHDAGCGFMTKQSYRFGWFSMKLKLVAGDSAGVVTAYYMCSDCSEKGVGPERDEVDDDSANF; via the exons ATGAAAGCGAAAATGGAGAGAAGCGCTTTTCTCTTCGCCGCGCTTTTGCTTGCCGTGCTTTCTCCGTTTTCTCGGGCAGCTGACCTGAAAGGCTCGTTCGATGACAACTTCAGCAAAAGCTGCCCGGAGAGGAACTTCAAGACCTCCGAAGGCGGGCAGATCTGGCACCTCTCCCTCGATCATGATGCAG GTTGCGGGTTTATGACGAAGCAGAGCTACAGATTCGGGTGGTTCAGCATGAAGCTGAAGCTCGTCGCAGGGGATTCTGCCGGAGTCGTCACTGCTTATTAT ATGTGCTCGGACTGCTCGGAAAAAGGAGTGGGGCCGGAGAGGGATGAGGTGgatgatgattccgcgaatttttga